From Scytonema millei VB511283, the proteins below share one genomic window:
- a CDS encoding putative bifunctional diguanylate cyclase/phosphodiesterase, which yields MLRNSSQPMNQGTIICVDDERNILLSLHDSLSQIATGYAIELAESGVAALSIITELSQNKIEVPLIICDRAMPEMDGATLLTHLHQQFPKTPKILITELVGIGDAIQASDRANLYRYITKPWDETDFSLTVREALRSYEQAKQIAAQNQTLKQMHLELQREIANRRRAEALLVYDALHDTLTGLPNRTLLVERIEQAIRTARSDSTYQFAVLFIDLDRFKIVNDSLGHTIGDELLVAISTRFRQCLRNTDIIARLEGDEFAILLEGIQDSSDAIQIAERLLESLCTPFNLKGHTVAASASIGIVVGSSSTNYDSAADLLRDADLTMYHAKKTGRACYALFDRQLHVQTLKLLQIQSDLHQALERQEFILCYQPIVSLSTGKLMGFEALVRWHHPQQGFISPGEFISVAEETGFIIFLGEWVLREACRQMHQWQLQFPLHSPLTISVNISGKQFSQVNFVQQIEQILLETGFDAHLLKLEITESVLMENAQSSTSMLSQLQALGIRLSIDDFGTGYSSLSYLHRLRLDTLKIDRSFVRDVDRSVEQIEIIRTIIALAWNLGMDVVAEGIETKKQLFQLRSLKCEYGQGYLFAKPLDRTAIETLLSQDLPLQYLSQ from the coding sequence ATGCTCAGAAATTCTTCACAACCAATGAATCAAGGGACGATTATTTGTGTTGACGACGAACGCAACATACTACTTAGCTTGCACGATAGCTTGAGTCAAATCGCTACTGGATATGCGATCGAGCTAGCAGAAAGCGGAGTAGCAGCCTTGAGCATAATTACTGAACTGAGCCAAAATAAAATTGAAGTTCCTCTGATTATCTGCGATCGCGCTATGCCTGAAATGGATGGAGCGACACTGCTAACCCATCTACATCAACAATTTCCCAAAACACCAAAAATTCTCATCACCGAACTAGTTGGGATCGGTGATGCCATCCAAGCGAGCGATCGCGCCAATCTTTACCGCTACATTACCAAACCTTGGGACGAGACAGACTTCAGTTTAACCGTGCGCGAAGCACTACGGAGTTACGAGCAAGCGAAACAAATAGCAGCACAAAACCAGACATTGAAACAAATGCATCTGGAACTCCAGCGAGAGATCGCCAATCGCCGTCGTGCAGAAGCCCTGTTAGTCTATGATGCCCTTCACGATACCTTGACAGGATTGCCTAACCGCACGCTATTAGTAGAACGGATCGAGCAAGCAATTAGAACGGCACGATCCGACTCAACATATCAATTTGCCGTATTGTTTATCGATCTCGATCGCTTCAAAATTGTCAACGATAGTTTGGGACATACAATAGGCGATGAGCTGCTAGTTGCAATTTCAACTCGCTTTCGCCAATGCCTGCGCAACACTGATATCATCGCTCGACTGGAAGGCGATGAGTTCGCTATCTTACTCGAAGGAATTCAAGATAGCAGCGACGCGATCCAAATAGCAGAGCGCTTGCTAGAAAGCCTATGTACGCCATTTAATTTAAAAGGTCATACCGTTGCTGCCAGTGCCAGCATTGGCATTGTTGTGGGTTCTAGTTCCACTAACTATGACAGTGCTGCCGATTTGCTGCGAGATGCCGATCTAACCATGTACCATGCGAAGAAAACAGGCAGAGCTTGCTATGCCCTGTTCGATCGCCAACTACACGTTCAAACCCTGAAACTACTACAAATTCAGAGCGACTTGCATCAAGCTCTAGAGCGGCAAGAATTTATTTTGTGTTATCAACCAATTGTTTCTCTAAGTACGGGTAAACTCATGGGTTTTGAAGCCTTAGTACGCTGGCATCATCCCCAACAAGGTTTTATCTCTCCTGGCGAATTTATTTCTGTTGCCGAAGAAACAGGATTCATTATCTTTCTGGGAGAGTGGGTATTGCGAGAAGCCTGTCGCCAGATGCACCAGTGGCAGTTACAATTTCCTCTACATTCACCATTAACTATTAGCGTCAATATTTCTGGCAAACAGTTTTCTCAAGTCAATTTCGTACAGCAGATCGAACAAATTCTTCTAGAAACTGGTTTTGATGCCCACTTGCTCAAACTAGAGATTACCGAAAGCGTACTCATGGAAAATGCCCAGTCTTCAACTAGTATGCTTAGTCAATTACAAGCTTTGGGTATTCGGTTATCTATTGATGATTTTGGCACGGGGTATTCGTCTTTAAGTTATTTACATCGCCTACGCCTCGATACTTTAAAAATCGATCGCTCCTTCGTGCGCGATGTCGATCGCAGTGTCGAACAAATTGAAATTATCCGTACCATCATTGCCCTGGCTTGGAACTTGGGGATGGATGTCGTTGCCGAAGGCATAGAGACAAAAAAACAACTCTTCCAACTGCGATCGCTCAAATGCGAATACGGACAAGGTTATCTATTTGCTAAACCTTTGGATCGAACCGCGATCGAAACCTTACTCTCCCAAGATCTGCCATTGCAATATTTAAGTCAGTGA